A single genomic interval of Helianthus annuus cultivar XRQ/B chromosome 13, HanXRQr2.0-SUNRISE, whole genome shotgun sequence harbors:
- the LOC118485786 gene encoding zinc finger MYM-type protein 1-like, with the protein MAYSCVKGKSFFGHIQRIYTIFANSINRWQILKDNVKNWSLKSLSQTRWESRFESVKAIKLQLDDVREALLEVGETDSDAAIAEEALALAENQLSRFDFLVSIVIWYEVLNRVNIVSKKLQAKDMHLEIAIQEINNLIEYFKDYRETGFLKAIEEAMEIASDMEIDPIFKEKRKIKRKKRKDETSSSEEVAFTVEENFRVNFFLYIVDQAIASLEKRFEQFKWYEGLFGFLFPRTLRIIKDEDLKSSCHCLENALRFKEKSDIDGEALYTELNLFRDSLTNKFSSPADVLEYMKEDGYSPEACIAYRILLTIPVTVASAERSFSKLKLLKSYLRSSMSQERLSGLAMIAIENEVLDDINCEELIHQFAIKNARRASRIIG; encoded by the coding sequence ATGGCTTATAGTTGTGTTAAAGGAAAGAGTTTTTTTGGACACATCCAACGGATTTATACTATTTTTGCAAATTCTATCAATCGTTGGCAAATTTTGAAAGATAATGTGAAAAACTGGAGTCTAAAGTCATTGTCTCAAACTCGTTGGGAAAGTCGTTTTGAGAGTGTTAAGGCAATCAAATTGCAACTTGATGATGTGCGGGAAGCTTTGCTTGAAGTTGGAGAGACAGATAGTGATGCTGCTATTGCAGAGGAAGCATTAGCTTTAGCAGAAAATCAACTTAGTAGATTTGATTTTTTGGTATCAATTGTTATTTGGTATGAAGTGTTAAACCGGGTGAATATTGTGAGCAAAAAATTACAAGCAAAGGATATGCATCTTGAAATTGCTATTCAAGAAATAAACAATTTGATTGAGTACTTTAAGGATTATAGAGAAACCGGTTTTCTTAAAGCGATTGAAGAAGCTATGGAGATTGCTAGTGATATGGAAATTGATCCCATATTTAAAGAAAAACGTAAGattaaaaggaaaaaaagaaaagaTGAGACTTCTAGTAGCGAAGAAGTTGCATTTACAGTAGAAGAGAATTTCAGAGTAAACTTTTTCTTATATATTGTGGATCAAGCTATTGCTTCTTTAGAGAAAAGATTTGAACAATTTAAATGGTACGAGGGTTTATTTGGTTTTTTGTTTCCACGTACGTTGAGGATTATTAAAGATGAAGATCTTAAGTCGTCTTGTCATTGTCTTGAAAATGCACTCAGGTTTAAAGAAAAATCGGATATTGATGGCGAGGCACTTTATACAGAGCTTAATTTATTTCGTGACTCACTAACCAATAAATTTAGCAGTCCTGCAGATGTTTTGGAGTATATGAAAGAAGACGGTTATTCCCCAGAAGCATGCATTGCATATAGAATACTGTTGACTATTCCAGTCACTGTGGCATCTGCAGAAAGAAGTTTTTCGAAGTTGAAGTTATTGAAATCTTACCTACGATCTTCAATGTCCCAAGAAAGACTTAGTGGGTTGGCGATGATTGCTATCGAGAATGAAGTCTTAGATGATATAAACTGTGAAGAGTTGATTCACCAATTTGCTATCAAGAATGCAAGGAGAGCTTCACGAATCATTGGTTAG